A stretch of Thermoanaerobacterales bacterium DNA encodes these proteins:
- the fabG gene encoding 3-oxoacyl-[acyl-carrier-protein] reductase produces MLLDGRVAIVTGASRGIGRAIALALAAQGADVVVNYASRPETAGEVADAVRAAGRRALMHQADISDSAAATGLVEAAVQAFGRLDVLVNNAGITRDNLLLRMKDEDWERVLAVNLTGAFNMVKASLRYFLKARAGRIINISSVIGLRGNAGQANYAAAKAGLIGLTKSLAKELGSRNITVNAVAPGFIVTDMTESLGPEVRERMLREIPLGRFGKPEDVASLVTFLASEGAGYITGQVIAVDGGMAI; encoded by the coding sequence ATGTTGCTTGACGGCAGGGTTGCCATTGTCACCGGGGCTTCGCGCGGCATTGGACGCGCCATCGCCCTGGCTTTGGCGGCGCAGGGGGCTGATGTGGTCGTCAACTACGCCAGCCGACCGGAGACGGCCGGAGAGGTGGCCGATGCGGTGCGCGCCGCGGGGCGGCGGGCGCTCATGCACCAGGCCGACATCAGCGACTCCGCCGCGGCGACCGGCCTGGTGGAAGCGGCCGTGCAGGCCTTCGGACGCCTGGATGTCCTGGTGAATAATGCCGGCATTACGCGTGATAACCTCCTTTTACGGATGAAGGATGAGGACTGGGAGCGCGTCCTGGCGGTAAACCTGACGGGAGCCTTCAATATGGTCAAGGCGAGCCTGCGCTACTTTTTGAAGGCGCGTGCCGGCCGCATCATTAATATCAGTTCGGTCATCGGCCTGCGGGGGAACGCCGGGCAGGCCAATTACGCCGCCGCGAAGGCGGGCCTGATCGGTCTCACCAAGTCCCTGGCGAAGGAGCTGGGCTCCCGGAACATCACGGTTAACGCCGTGGCTCCGGGGTTCATCGTCACCGATATGACTGAGAGTCTGGGGCCCGAGGTGCGGGAGCGGATGTTGCGCGAGATCCCGCTCGGCCGTTTCGGCAAGCCCGAGGACGTGGCGTCACTGGTGACCTTTCTGGCGAGCGAGGGTGCCGGTTATATCACAGGGCAAGTCATTGCCGTTGACGGCGGCATGGCTATATAA
- the mtnP gene encoding S-methyl-5'-thioadenosine phosphorylase, whose product MAPKIAIIGGTGVYNPDILSEAHDETVTTPYGDVGLKVGRYRDREVAFLARHGSGHSVPPHRVNYRANIDALRRLGVRCVIATAAVGSLNPAMKPGEFVFVNQFLDFTKCRKATFFDGGDNGVVHIDMTEPYCPELREILGRAAWHLRLPAHSGGTYACTEGPRFETPAEINMIRQLGGDLVGMTGVPEVVLAREAEICYATVAMVTNFAAGIAPARLTHQEVVEVMALNAENLRKLIMQAVVWIKDDHTCACQWAVSGPVGGEK is encoded by the coding sequence TTGGCACCCAAGATCGCCATCATTGGAGGGACCGGGGTCTACAACCCCGATATTCTTAGCGAGGCCCACGACGAAACGGTTACCACCCCTTACGGGGACGTCGGGCTTAAGGTAGGGCGCTACCGCGACCGCGAGGTGGCCTTCCTGGCCCGGCACGGGAGCGGGCACTCGGTGCCGCCGCACCGTGTCAATTACCGGGCGAACATCGACGCCCTGCGCCGGCTGGGGGTGCGCTGCGTTATCGCCACCGCCGCCGTGGGCTCCCTTAACCCGGCCATGAAGCCCGGGGAGTTTGTGTTTGTGAACCAGTTCCTTGATTTCACCAAGTGCCGCAAGGCGACCTTTTTTGACGGCGGGGACAACGGCGTTGTACACATCGACATGACGGAGCCCTACTGCCCGGAACTGCGTGAGATACTGGGCCGCGCGGCCTGGCACCTTCGCCTGCCGGCCCATTCCGGGGGGACGTACGCCTGCACCGAGGGGCCGCGCTTTGAAACGCCGGCCGAGATCAACATGATCCGGCAGCTGGGCGGTGACCTGGTGGGGATGACCGGCGTGCCGGAGGTCGTGCTGGCGCGCGAAGCCGAAATATGCTACGCCACGGTCGCCATGGTCACCAACTTCGCCGCCGGCATTGCCCCCGCACGCCTGACCCACCAGGAGGTCGTGGAGGTTATGGCCCTGAACGCCGAGAACCTCCGCAAGCTGATCATGCAGGCGGTCGTCTGGATCAAGGATGATCACACCTGCGCCTGCCAGTGGGCGGTCAGCGGCCCGGTGGGCGGGGAGAAGTAG
- the rnc gene encoding ribonuclease III, with translation MLDLDTLQASIGIFWNNRELLGEALTHSSYSFEHPEAPHNQRLEFLGDAVLEIIISEHLFRLLPRSSEGELTKLRAAVVCEPALARVARRLGLGEALRMGRGEELSGGRERASVLADAFEAFLGAMYLDRGLEVTRQFVLHYLGPLVGDAVAGKAENDYKTQLQEYLQRQSPDPIRYVIVREEGPDHNKVFTAGVLYRGRILGEGSGRTKKEAEQYAARQALQQLLHH, from the coding sequence GTGCTCGACCTGGACACCCTTCAGGCGAGTATAGGGATCTTCTGGAACAACCGGGAGCTGTTGGGGGAGGCGCTGACCCACAGCTCCTATAGCTTTGAACACCCCGAAGCGCCCCATAACCAGCGCCTTGAATTCCTCGGGGACGCCGTGCTGGAGATCATCATCAGCGAACACCTTTTCCGTTTGCTCCCCCGGAGCAGCGAAGGAGAGCTTACCAAGCTCCGCGCGGCCGTGGTTTGTGAGCCCGCTTTGGCTCGGGTGGCTCGGCGGCTGGGGCTGGGGGAGGCGTTACGCATGGGGCGCGGGGAGGAACTGTCCGGCGGCAGGGAACGCGCCTCAGTCCTGGCCGACGCGTTCGAGGCCTTCCTCGGGGCGATGTACCTTGATCGGGGGCTGGAGGTAACGCGCCAGTTCGTGTTGCACTACCTGGGACCCCTGGTGGGCGACGCTGTCGCGGGGAAGGCGGAGAACGACTACAAGACACAGCTGCAGGAATACTTGCAGCGCCAGTCGCCCGATCCCATCCGCTACGTGATTGTGCGTGAGGAAGGGCCGGACCACAATAAGGTCTTTACCGCCGGCGTCCTTTACCGGGGCCGGATCCTGGGTGAGGGCAGCGGACGGACCAAAAAGGAAGCCGAGCAGTACGCTGCCCGTCAGGCCCTCCAACAGCTGTTACATCATTAA
- a CDS encoding class II aldolase/adducin family protein yields MSLLIEKAREQVARAGKQMLDGGLVTGSWGNISARVPKDDVLVITPSGLDYARLRPQDMVVVGMDGRVIEGDLKPSTELPMHLGIYRARPDVEAIVHTHSPNACALAVARVPLPVILEEVAQVVGGPVAVADYAPAGSEALAQSAVRALAGVNAVLLANHGVVGVGRSVSEALQVCRVVERAAGVYLMARLVGGPVVLGPRETESLRHFYITAYGQQDGRTGRA; encoded by the coding sequence GTGAGCCTGCTGATCGAAAAGGCCCGGGAACAGGTCGCGCGCGCGGGGAAGCAGATGCTGGACGGCGGGCTTGTCACCGGCTCCTGGGGCAACATCTCCGCCCGCGTACCTAAGGACGACGTCCTGGTCATAACCCCGAGCGGCCTGGACTACGCCCGCCTGCGCCCGCAAGACATGGTCGTGGTAGGCATGGACGGGAGAGTGATCGAGGGCGACCTTAAGCCGTCCACGGAGCTGCCCATGCATCTGGGTATCTACCGTGCGCGCCCCGACGTGGAGGCCATCGTCCACACCCATTCACCGAACGCCTGCGCCCTGGCCGTGGCGCGCGTTCCGTTACCGGTGATCCTGGAGGAAGTGGCCCAGGTGGTGGGCGGGCCGGTGGCCGTGGCGGATTACGCCCCGGCGGGGAGCGAGGCGCTGGCCCAGAGTGCGGTGCGCGCCCTGGCGGGGGTCAATGCCGTCCTGCTCGCCAACCACGGAGTTGTCGGCGTGGGGCGTAGTGTCTCCGAGGCCCTGCAGGTGTGTCGTGTGGTGGAGCGGGCGGCCGGCGTCTACCTTATGGCGCGGCTGGTGGGCGGGCCCGTCGTTCTGGGGCCGCGGGAGACCGAGTCCCTGCGACATTTTTATATCACCGCCTATGGACAGCAGGATGGGAGGACGGGTAGAGCATGA
- a CDS encoding adenosylhomocysteinase, protein MKYEIRDPALADSGRQKIDWVREHMPVLRAIHAEFARTRPLAGVRVSLSIHLEAKTAYLAEVLATAGADMAVTGSNPLSTQDDIAAALVAAGISVYAWHNATPDEYRRHLEGALDFGPQIVIDDGGDLVHLLHTTRRDLASGVWGGAEETTTGVLRLRALEREGRLLFPMLAVNDAYCKFLFDNRYGTGESAWSGIMRTTNLLVAGKTVVVHGYGWVGRGIALRARGLGANVIVTEVDPIRAIEAHMDGYRVMSGEQAAGEGDIFVTATGCRDVLRREHFLAMKDRAILANAGHFNVEISLPDLEALSVTRRTVRQNIEEFTLADGRRIYVLAEGRLVNLAAGDGHPAEIMDLSFALQVLSAVHIREHHREMERRVYRVPADFDRRVAEMKLSALGITIDRLSDEQEAYLRGSGGGEDGEA, encoded by the coding sequence TTGAAGTATGAAATCCGTGACCCCGCCCTGGCGGATTCCGGGCGGCAAAAGATCGACTGGGTGCGGGAGCACATGCCGGTTCTGAGGGCGATCCACGCCGAGTTCGCCCGGACGCGGCCGCTGGCGGGGGTCCGTGTTTCGCTGAGTATCCACCTGGAGGCCAAGACGGCCTACCTGGCCGAAGTCCTGGCGACGGCCGGGGCGGATATGGCGGTCACCGGTTCCAACCCCCTCTCCACCCAGGACGATATAGCTGCGGCCCTGGTGGCGGCCGGTATCAGCGTGTACGCCTGGCACAACGCCACCCCCGACGAGTATCGCCGGCACCTGGAAGGCGCCCTGGACTTCGGGCCCCAGATCGTAATTGACGACGGCGGCGACCTGGTCCATTTGCTGCACACCACCCGCAGGGACCTTGCCTCCGGTGTCTGGGGGGGAGCCGAGGAGACGACGACTGGCGTCCTCCGCCTGCGCGCTCTGGAGCGGGAGGGGCGGCTGCTTTTTCCCATGCTGGCCGTGAACGACGCCTACTGCAAGTTCCTCTTTGATAACCGTTACGGTACCGGGGAATCGGCCTGGTCCGGCATTATGCGTACCACTAACCTGCTGGTGGCCGGCAAGACCGTCGTTGTCCACGGCTATGGCTGGGTCGGGCGGGGTATCGCCTTGCGCGCCCGCGGGCTCGGGGCAAACGTCATTGTCACCGAGGTCGACCCGATACGCGCCATCGAGGCGCACATGGACGGCTACCGGGTGATGTCCGGCGAGCAGGCCGCCGGCGAAGGAGACATCTTCGTGACCGCCACCGGCTGCCGGGACGTCCTGCGCCGGGAACATTTCCTGGCCATGAAAGACCGGGCGATCCTGGCCAACGCCGGCCATTTCAACGTCGAGATCAGCCTGCCGGACCTGGAGGCCCTCAGCGTGACCAGGCGGACCGTAAGGCAGAATATCGAGGAGTTCACCCTGGCCGACGGACGGCGGATCTACGTCCTGGCCGAGGGCCGTCTCGTGAACCTGGCCGCCGGGGACGGTCACCCGGCCGAGATAATGGACCTGTCCTTCGCCCTTCAGGTCCTGTCCGCGGTCCACATCCGCGAGCACCACCGGGAAATGGAAAGGCGGGTCTACCGCGTCCCGGCGGACTTCGACCGGCGCGTGGCCGAGATGAAGCTATCCGCCCTGGGGATAACCATTGACCGGCTGAGCGACGAGCAGGAGGCCTACCTCCGCGGCAGCGGGGGCGGGGAGGACGGCGAGGCGTGA
- the fabF gene encoding beta-ketoacyl-ACP synthase II, producing the protein MGGRVVITGVGVISPLGNELDGFWSALVRGESGIRRITRFDASGFRTQIAGEVPDFDPTLYMDRKEARRMDRFTQFALGATSLAMADAGLDLDEEDRERVGVILGSGIGGIATLEEQARVLYEKGPGRVSPFFVPMMIGNMAAGQIALAHGLYGPNVTLVTACASSNNAIGDAMRAIMYGEVDVVITGGAEAAITPLALAGFCSMKALSTRNEEPARASRPFDAGRDGFVMAEGAAILILESEEHARRRGARIYAEVAGYGLSCDAYHMTAPEPEGRGAALAMLRAMADAGVAPDEVDYINAHGTSTPLGDIAETVGIKRAFGAAASRVAISSTKSMTGHLLGAAGALEAVVCAQAIRHGIIPPTINYENSDPECDLDYVPNTARKADVRVALSNGFGFGGHNATLCFRRFEDTEEREG; encoded by the coding sequence ATGGGGGGACGGGTCGTCATTACGGGAGTGGGCGTTATCTCGCCCCTGGGCAATGAACTGGATGGCTTCTGGTCCGCTCTTGTCCGGGGGGAATCGGGTATTCGCCGCATTACGCGCTTCGATGCCTCAGGATTCCGCACCCAGATCGCCGGAGAGGTGCCTGATTTCGACCCGACCCTTTACATGGACCGGAAAGAAGCCCGGCGCATGGACCGTTTTACACAGTTCGCGTTGGGCGCCACGTCGCTGGCGATGGCCGACGCCGGCCTCGACCTGGACGAGGAGGACCGGGAGCGCGTGGGGGTGATCCTCGGCTCGGGGATCGGTGGTATCGCGACCCTGGAGGAACAGGCCCGCGTGTTATACGAGAAGGGGCCGGGGCGCGTCAGCCCCTTCTTCGTGCCGATGATGATCGGGAACATGGCCGCCGGCCAGATCGCCCTGGCCCACGGTTTGTACGGGCCCAACGTCACCCTGGTCACCGCCTGCGCCTCCAGCAACAACGCGATCGGCGACGCCATGCGGGCCATCATGTACGGTGAGGTCGACGTAGTCATTACCGGAGGGGCCGAGGCGGCCATCACGCCCCTGGCCCTCGCCGGCTTCTGTTCAATGAAGGCCCTTTCCACCCGTAACGAGGAGCCCGCCCGGGCTTCCCGTCCGTTCGACGCCGGGCGGGACGGCTTTGTCATGGCCGAGGGCGCGGCCATCCTTATTCTGGAGAGCGAGGAACACGCCCGGCGCCGGGGGGCGCGTATCTATGCCGAGGTCGCCGGTTACGGCCTGAGTTGCGACGCCTATCATATGACGGCTCCCGAACCCGAGGGCCGTGGGGCGGCGTTGGCGATGCTGCGGGCTATGGCCGACGCCGGGGTGGCGCCCGACGAGGTGGACTACATAAACGCCCACGGAACTTCAACCCCGCTGGGCGACATCGCCGAAACGGTAGGTATTAAACGCGCCTTCGGGGCGGCGGCATCCCGCGTGGCCATAAGCTCGACGAAGTCCATGACCGGGCACCTGCTGGGCGCGGCGGGGGCGCTGGAGGCGGTGGTTTGCGCCCAGGCGATCCGCCACGGCATTATTCCTCCGACCATCAATTATGAAAACTCCGACCCGGAATGCGACCTGGACTATGTGCCGAACACGGCGCGAAAGGCGGATGTGCGGGTCGCCCTTTCCAACGGGTTCGGTTTCGGCGGACATAACGCGACTCTCTGTTTCAGGCGTTTTGAGGATACCGAGGAGCGTGAAGGATGA
- a CDS encoding amidohydrolase: MNLLLRGMTILPSADGNVIYGGEIAIAGGEILAVGPAGSSPAGFVPDEVIEAAGMLATPGLVNAHTHAAMVLFRGYADDMPLMPWLTEKIWPAEARLTGEDVYWGTLLACAEMIRGGTTTFADMYFFMDDVARAVAESGMRAFLSRGLIGSAPNGEEALAENIAFVRAWHGGGDGRITCALGPHAPYTCPPDYLRKVMEKAAALGVGLHIHVAETRAEDDEVRKRYGRSPVAHLDSLGLFDRPTLAAHCVHLDDGDIETLARCGVGIAHCPQSNMKLASGIAPVTRLLEAGARVGIGTDGASSNNDLDMIEETRTASFLQKVACEDPTVLPAPRAAALATLGGARAVGLDECIGTLEAGKRADIVLWDWRAAHLNPPHDTYAHLVYAAKGSDVRTVIIDGRVVMRDRVLLTMDEEKVIAEAGRCARRLIGK, from the coding sequence ATGAACCTTTTGCTACGGGGAATGACGATTCTCCCGTCGGCTGACGGGAACGTGATCTATGGGGGTGAGATCGCCATCGCCGGTGGGGAGATCCTGGCCGTGGGTCCTGCGGGTTCCTCACCCGCCGGCTTCGTACCGGACGAGGTCATCGAGGCCGCCGGGATGTTGGCCACCCCAGGCCTCGTTAATGCGCATACACATGCGGCGATGGTCCTGTTCCGGGGCTATGCGGACGACATGCCGCTGATGCCCTGGCTCACGGAGAAGATCTGGCCCGCCGAGGCGCGGTTGACCGGCGAGGATGTTTACTGGGGAACCCTCCTGGCTTGCGCGGAGATGATCCGCGGGGGCACCACCACCTTCGCCGACATGTACTTCTTTATGGATGACGTGGCGCGCGCCGTGGCCGAGAGCGGGATGCGCGCCTTCCTGTCGCGCGGCCTGATCGGCTCGGCCCCCAACGGCGAAGAGGCCCTGGCCGAGAACATCGCCTTCGTCCGCGCCTGGCACGGAGGGGGGGACGGCCGGATAACGTGCGCCCTCGGGCCGCATGCCCCCTACACCTGCCCGCCGGACTACCTGCGGAAGGTAATGGAGAAGGCGGCCGCCCTCGGCGTCGGCCTGCACATTCATGTCGCCGAGACGCGCGCCGAGGACGATGAGGTCCGGAAGCGCTACGGCAGGTCGCCGGTCGCCCACCTTGACAGCCTGGGCCTTTTTGACCGGCCGACGCTGGCGGCGCACTGCGTGCACCTGGACGACGGCGACATCGAAACCCTGGCCCGCTGCGGGGTGGGGATCGCCCACTGTCCGCAGAGCAATATGAAGCTGGCGAGCGGCATCGCCCCGGTTACGCGGCTGCTGGAAGCCGGGGCGCGGGTGGGAATCGGCACCGACGGTGCCTCGAGCAATAACGACCTGGACATGATCGAGGAAACCCGCACGGCGTCCTTTCTGCAGAAGGTGGCGTGCGAGGACCCGACGGTCCTACCCGCGCCCCGGGCGGCGGCCCTGGCGACCCTGGGCGGGGCGCGGGCGGTGGGCCTTGATGAATGCATCGGCACCCTGGAGGCGGGCAAGCGCGCGGATATCGTCCTGTGGGACTGGCGCGCCGCGCACCTCAACCCGCCGCATGACACGTACGCCCACCTCGTCTACGCCGCCAAGGGGAGCGATGTCCGGACAGTGATCATCGACGGGCGGGTCGTCATGCGTGACCGGGTCCTGCTGACGATGGACGAGGAAAAGGTCATCGCCGAGGCCGGCCGTTGCGCCAGGCGTTTGATCGGGAAGTAG
- the mtnA gene encoding S-methyl-5-thioribose-1-phosphate isomerase, producing METMYWRDGRLYLLDQTRLPAEVEYVACATAEDVARAISEMKVRGAPAIGAASAYGMALGANGLDAADRETFLAGLRDVGRLLTASRPTAVNLRWAVDRLIDRAVREPGDVPALRRALLEEAHAVLHEDVEINRRIGAHGQVLVPDGARILTHCNAGALATAGYGTALGVIRAAYEAGKKVTVFADETRPFLQGARLTSLELMADGIPVVLIADSMAGYLMAREGIDLVVVGADRIAANGDTANKIGTYGVAVLARAHKVPFYVAAPVSTVDFSISDGAAIPIEERDQAELTHFQGRRIAPEGVKVWNPAFDVTPHGLITAIITEAGVIYPPYTANLARVCSGNRGS from the coding sequence GTGGAAACGATGTACTGGCGGGACGGCCGGCTATACCTGCTGGACCAGACGCGCCTGCCCGCCGAGGTTGAATATGTCGCCTGCGCCACGGCGGAGGATGTGGCGCGGGCCATCAGCGAGATGAAGGTCCGGGGTGCGCCGGCCATCGGGGCGGCCTCGGCCTACGGGATGGCGCTCGGGGCGAACGGCCTCGATGCCGCCGACCGGGAAACCTTCCTGGCGGGCCTGCGGGATGTCGGCCGGTTGCTGACCGCCAGCCGCCCGACCGCCGTCAACCTGCGCTGGGCGGTGGACCGCTTGATTGACCGCGCGGTGCGTGAGCCGGGAGATGTGCCGGCCCTGCGGCGGGCTCTTCTCGAAGAGGCCCATGCCGTCCTTCATGAGGACGTTGAAATCAACCGGCGGATCGGGGCCCACGGGCAGGTTCTGGTTCCGGACGGGGCGCGCATCCTGACCCACTGCAACGCCGGCGCGCTGGCCACGGCGGGTTACGGGACCGCTCTCGGAGTGATCCGGGCGGCATACGAGGCCGGCAAGAAGGTGACGGTGTTCGCCGACGAGACCCGCCCCTTCCTGCAGGGGGCCCGGCTGACCAGCCTGGAACTGATGGCGGACGGCATTCCCGTGGTCCTTATCGCCGACAGCATGGCCGGCTACCTGATGGCCCGCGAGGGGATCGACCTGGTGGTCGTAGGCGCTGACCGCATCGCCGCCAACGGGGACACGGCCAACAAGATCGGCACATACGGGGTGGCCGTGCTGGCCCGGGCGCACAAGGTGCCCTTCTATGTCGCCGCCCCCGTATCGACCGTCGACTTTTCCATTTCGGACGGGGCGGCCATCCCCATCGAGGAGCGTGACCAGGCCGAGCTGACCCACTTCCAGGGGCGGCGGATCGCCCCCGAAGGGGTCAAGGTCTGGAACCCGGCCTTTGACGTCACTCCCCACGGGCTGATCACGGCGATCATTACCGAGGCCGGGGTTATCTACCCGCCCTATACCGCAAACCTGGCCCGGGTATGTTCCGGGAATAGAGGTTCCTGA
- the ftsY gene encoding signal recognition particle-docking protein FtsY: protein MGLFNRLKQTLTKTRQALTEKVEGVVYGRTTVDESFYEELEDVLIQSDVGVSTALELVENLRQAMKERRSDDPTKVRPLLKEQIGALLGGEGPAALNLGGPPPTVIMVVGVNGTGKTTTIGKLAYKLKLDGHKVLLAAADTFRAAAIEQLEVWGRRAGVEVVKHREGADPAAVVYDAVQAAKARKYDVVIVDTAGRLHTKVNLMDELKKVRRVVDRELPDQPQEVLLVLDATTGHNAVNQAEMFGQAVGVTGIVLTKLDGTAKGGIVVAIKRGLGIPVKLVGTGERIEDLAEFDPREFVEALFE from the coding sequence GTGGGTCTCTTTAACCGCTTGAAACAGACCCTGACCAAGACCCGCCAGGCCCTGACCGAAAAGGTCGAGGGTGTCGTCTACGGCCGCACGACCGTCGACGAGAGTTTTTACGAAGAGCTGGAGGATGTCCTTATCCAGTCGGACGTGGGAGTGTCCACGGCGCTGGAACTTGTTGAAAACCTGCGGCAGGCGATGAAGGAGCGCCGTTCAGACGACCCGACGAAAGTTCGCCCCCTGCTCAAAGAACAGATCGGAGCCCTTTTGGGCGGGGAGGGGCCGGCGGCCCTCAACCTCGGCGGTCCGCCGCCAACCGTAATCATGGTCGTCGGGGTCAACGGGACGGGCAAGACGACCACCATCGGCAAGCTGGCCTACAAGTTGAAGCTGGACGGTCACAAGGTGCTCCTGGCGGCCGCCGACACCTTTCGGGCGGCGGCCATCGAACAGCTGGAGGTCTGGGGCCGGCGGGCCGGGGTGGAGGTCGTCAAACACCGGGAGGGGGCCGACCCCGCCGCCGTCGTTTACGACGCCGTCCAGGCTGCGAAGGCGCGCAAGTACGATGTCGTGATCGTCGACACGGCAGGGCGGCTGCACACCAAGGTCAACCTCATGGATGAACTGAAGAAGGTTCGCCGTGTCGTGGACCGCGAGCTTCCGGACCAGCCTCAAGAGGTGCTGTTGGTGCTTGACGCCACAACCGGCCACAACGCCGTAAACCAGGCCGAGATGTTCGGCCAGGCCGTGGGCGTAACCGGGATCGTGCTGACCAAGCTGGACGGGACGGCCAAGGGCGGGATAGTCGTGGCCATCAAGCGCGGCCTGGGCATCCCCGTGAAGCTGGTCGGTACCGGGGAGCGGATCGAGGATCTGGCGGAGTTCGATCCGCGCGAGTTCGTCGAGGCCCTGTTTGAATAG
- a CDS encoding acyl carrier protein has translation MSTFDKVKGIIVEQLGVDEDEVTMEASFVDDLGADSLDLVELVMAFEEAFDMEIPDDDAEKIRTVGDAIKYIQERQ, from the coding sequence ATGTCCACTTTTGACAAAGTAAAAGGAATCATTGTCGAACAATTGGGCGTCGATGAAGACGAGGTAACGATGGAAGCTTCTTTTGTTGACGACCTCGGGGCCGACTCGCTCGATCTTGTGGAACTGGTGATGGCGTTTGAGGAGGCCTTCGACATGGAGATCCCGGACGACGACGCCGAGAAGATCCGTACCGTTGGGGACGCCATTAAGTATATTCAAGAACGCCAGTAA